A genomic region of Candidatus Pseudomonas phytovorans contains the following coding sequences:
- the yhbY gene encoding ribosome assembly RNA-binding protein YhbY codes for MPLNNEQKKQYKSIGHDLKPVLIVAGNGLNEGVIAELERALVDHELIKVEIRSEDREERAETIAALCKAGRAELVQTIGKKALIYRKNPQPNKQLSNIHRYK; via the coding sequence ATGCCGCTCAATAACGAGCAGAAGAAGCAGTACAAGTCCATTGGTCATGACCTGAAGCCGGTCCTGATCGTTGCTGGCAACGGTTTGAATGAAGGCGTCATCGCCGAACTGGAGCGCGCACTGGTCGACCATGAGCTGATCAAGGTCGAAATTCGCTCGGAAGACCGCGAAGAACGTGCCGAAACCATCGCAGCACTGTGCAAGGCCGGCCGTGCCGAACTGGTGCAGACCATCGGCAAGAAAGCGCTGATCTACCGCAAGAACCCACAGCCGAACAAGCAGCTGTCCAATATCCACCGCTACAAGTAA
- a CDS encoding MFS transporter, whose product MSKSSTSDRRLRAPSLEGILWQLAQVFWVGGLWVFHVGLVPALKVSGLAPLLVQDIAGQIDRWLIGVALLGLLTQLAVLARVDGLTAWWRQFRGQMLLLGFGACVGYYTLRYGISVGERWQMFCFLVLGFSGIVLVAQPVPVRARKPRH is encoded by the coding sequence TTGTCGAAGTCCAGCACATCTGACCGGCGCCTGCGGGCGCCATCCCTTGAGGGGATCCTCTGGCAACTGGCCCAGGTGTTCTGGGTCGGGGGCCTGTGGGTGTTCCATGTCGGGCTGGTGCCTGCGCTCAAGGTCAGTGGCCTGGCGCCCTTGCTGGTGCAGGACATTGCCGGGCAGATCGACCGCTGGTTGATTGGCGTGGCGCTGCTTGGTTTGTTGACCCAGCTGGCTGTGTTGGCGAGGGTGGACGGCTTGACGGCGTGGTGGCGGCAGTTCCGCGGCCAGATGCTACTGCTCGGCTTTGGTGCCTGTGTGGGTTATTACACCTTGCGCTACGGTATCTCTGTCGGCGAGCGCTGGCAGATGTTCTGCTTCCTGGTACTGGGCTTCTCCGGCATCGTGCTGGTGGCCCAGCCGGTACCGGTCAGGGCGCGTAAGCCGCGCCACTGA
- the greA gene encoding transcription elongation factor GreA, whose translation MSITKYPMTVQGARALEEEHLFLSKTERPRLSQAIGEARELGDLKENAEYHAAREEQGMVEARIRDIEGRLQNSVVIDVTTIAHTGKVIFGTTVELANTETDERVKYQIVGEDEANIKLGKLSAGAPIARAIIGKEEGDIVVIKTPSGTVEYEIVEVQHI comes from the coding sequence ATGAGCATTACCAAGTACCCGATGACCGTCCAGGGCGCTCGCGCCCTGGAAGAGGAGCACCTGTTCCTGAGCAAGACCGAGCGCCCGCGCCTGAGCCAGGCGATCGGTGAAGCGCGCGAACTGGGCGACCTCAAGGAAAACGCCGAATACCACGCTGCCCGTGAAGAACAGGGCATGGTCGAGGCGCGTATCCGCGATATCGAAGGCCGTCTGCAGAACTCGGTCGTGATCGATGTGACCACCATTGCCCATACCGGCAAGGTCATCTTCGGCACCACCGTAGAGCTGGCCAATACCGAAACCGACGAGCGGGTGAAGTACCAGATCGTGGGTGAGGATGAAGCCAACATCAAGCTCGGCAAGCTTTCGGCAGGTGCGCCGATTGCCCGTGCCATTATCGGCAAGGAAGAAGGCGACATCGTCGTCATCAAGACGCCAAGCGGCACGGTCGAGTACGAGATTGTCGAAGTCCAGCACATCTGA